A genomic stretch from Falco naumanni isolate bFalNau1 chromosome 8, bFalNau1.pat, whole genome shotgun sequence includes:
- the LOC121092430 gene encoding uncharacterized protein LOC121092430: MMVLETQTSVPVGPRGCREQWSHVKQGRRPLTACSLCPFGTELVSVFVFFSDVSELLTSRNWVLCIFLDTGNLLKGKAAAPGGSRWRVAGAEGGPSRHRWEEGRCVGSSWRRERLLLRRAGEAFQQQRSQPCLTAVPSSLPRQPAHLPDTKSVGYHAPGFECPRPPSSAMCFWLGSWLPARLGVPGRVALAACSPLLTAWGWGGGMWGTTPGSSVSCAEATSFARRAGSLGVSSPMLRSSSTEARCPQGAGGKCSGRQVPSGGRDSRRLVRVGAGPVAGVSTAWGMHGCLVLAGTHLSVLSRDARAGERNLHISSMYIIFRRGRGESLGPLITFILLPLDCWLCM, encoded by the coding sequence ATGATGGTTCTTGAGACTCAAACCAGTGTGCCAGTGGGGCCCCGTGGGTGTAGGGAGCAGTGGAGCCACGTGAAGCAAGGCAGGCGTCCGCTAACTGCATGTTCTTTGTGTCCGTTTGGTACTGAGCTggtttcagtttttgtttttttttctgatgtttccGAGTTGTTGACTTCAAGGAACtgggttttgtgtatttttttagaCACTGGGAActtgttaaaaggaaaagcagcagcaccggGAGGCTCAAGGTGGCGTGTGGCTGGAGCTGAGGGCGGCCCCAGCCGACATAGGTGGGAGGAGGGCAGATGTGTCGGCAGCAGCTGGCGCAGGGAGCGGCTCCTTCTGCGACGGGCAGGAGAAGCCTTTCAGCAGCAGCGCTCCCAGCCCTGCTTAACCGCAGTGCCGAGTTCACTGCCCCGCCAGCCTGCTCACCTCCCAGACACCAAATCTGTCGGATACCACGCGCCTGGCTTTGAATGTCCCCGGCCACCCTCCAGTGCCATGTGCTTTTGGCTGGGGTCCTGGCTGCCGGCTAGGCTGGGGGTCCCGGGGAGGGTGGCCCtagctgcctgctcccccttGCTCACTGcttggggatggggaggagggatgTGGGGGACCACCCCTGGCAGCAGCGTAAGTTGTGCTGAAGCCACGAGCTTTGCTCGGAGGGCAGGCAGCCTTGGTGTGAGCAGCCCCATGCTGCGTTCCTCCTCCACCGAGGCCCGCTGCCCGCAGGGTGCTGGAGGGAAATGCAGCGGGAGGCAGGTGCCCAGCGGAGGCAGGGACAGCCGGAGGTTGGTGCGGGTGGGCGCTGGGCCGGTGGCCGGGGTGAGCACTGCGTGGGGGATGCATGGGTGCTTGGTCCTGGCTGGGACTCATCTGTCAGTTCTAAGCAGGGATGCCAGAGCGGGTGAGAGAAACCTACATATTTCCAGCATGtatattatttttagaagagggagaggggagagtCTTGGACCATTGATTACTTTCATTTTGCTCCCCTTAGACTGTTGGCTGTGTATGTGA
- the RAB24 gene encoding ras-related protein Rab-24: MSGRRVDAKVVLLGQEGVGKSSLVERCAHRRFRPGPYQNTIGAAFVAKVMSVGEQTVTLGIWDTAGSERYEAMSRIYYRGARAAVVCYDLTDSSSFQRAKFWVNELQNCEEGCRIYLCGTKSDLLEEDRRKRGVDFHDVQDYADEIKAELFETSSKTGQCVDELFQKVAEDYVHFTAFQVMTEEKGVDLGQRSGAYFYSCCHH; the protein is encoded by the exons ATGAGCGGGCGGCGGGTGGACGCCAaagtggtgctgctggggcaggagggggtcGGCAAGAGCAGCCTGGTGGAGCGCTGCGCCCACCGCCGCTTCCGGCCCGGGCCCTACCAGAAC ACGATCGGGGCCGCCTTCGTGGCCAAGGTGATGTCCGTGGGGGAGCAGACGGTGACCCTGGGCATCTGG GACACGGCCGGCTCGGAGCGCTATGAGGCCATGAGCCGCATCTACTACCGTGGGGCACGAGCTGCCGTCGTCTGCTACG ATCTCACCGACAGCAGCAGTTTCCAGCGAGCCAAGTTCTGGGTGAACGAGCTGCAGAACTGCGAGGAG ggctgccggATCTACCTGTGCGGCACCAAGAGCGACCTGCTGGAGGAGGACAGGAGGAAGCGGGGTGTCGACTTCCACGATGTGCAGGATTACGCTGATG AGATCAAGGCAGAGCTCTTCGAGACCTCCAGTAAGACAGGCCAGTGCGTGG ACGAGCTGTTTCAGAAGGTGGCTGAGGACTACGTCCACTTCACTGCCTTCCAGGTGATGACAG AGGAGAAGGGTGTTGACCTGGGCCAGAGGAGCGGTGCCTACTTctacagctgctgccaccactga
- the PRELID1 gene encoding PRELI domain-containing protein 1, mitochondrial, translating to MGKYCASLGVLKGPWDQVFAAFWQRYPNPYSKHVLTEDIVHREVTADHKLLSRRLLTKTNRMPRWAERFFPANVAHSVYILEDSIVDPKNRTMTTFTWNINHARLMVVEERCVYQVNPENSNWTEVKREAWVSSSLFGVSRAVQEFGLARFKSNVTKSTKGFEYVLARMQGEAPSKTLVETAKEATEKAKETALAATEKAKDLASKAATKKKQYV from the exons ATGGGGAAGTACTGCGCCAGCCTGGGCGTCCTCAAGGGGCCCTGGGACCAGGTCTTCGCCGCCTTCTGGCAGCGCTACCCCAACCCCTACAG CAAACATGTCCTGACCGAAGACATCGTGCACCGGGAGGTGACAGCGGACCACAAGCTGCTCTCCCGGCGGCTCCTGACCAAGACCAACCGGATGCCCCGCTGGGCTGAGCGCTTCTTCCCGGCCAACGTCGCCCACTCAGTCTACATCCTGGAGGACTCTATTGTGGACCCCAAGAACCGAACCATGACCACCTTCACCTGGAACATCAACCACGCGCGTCTCATG gtggtggaggagcgCTGCGTGTACCAGGTGAACCCGGAGAACAGCAACTGGACCGAGGTCAAGCGGGAAGCCTGGGTCTCTTCCAGCCTGTTTGGCGTCTCGCGGGCTGTCCAG GAGTTTGGTCTGGCCAGGTTCAAAAGCAACGTGACCAAGAGCACTAAGGGATTTGAATATGTGCTAGCAAGAATGCAAG GAGAAGCTCCGTCCAAAACACTGGTGGAGACAGCCAAGGAAGCAACTGAGAAAGCCAAGGAGACAGCTCTGGCTGCTACAGAGAAAGCCAAGGACCTGGCAAGCAAGGCTGCCACCAAGAAGAAGCAGTACGTGTGA
- the MXD3 gene encoding max dimerization protein 3 isoform X1 — MEPAATSIQVLLRAAEFLERRERGAGAARYPPCLAEAEHRYASLCPARARRAVASVRSVHNALEKHRRAKLRCCLERLKQQVPVGAGPDRPTTLTLLHRARLHIQRLEKQELSAQRAKDRLRNQQRSLQQRLQRLLSPASGERARANSLDSSQLSEPSEGEDAEIEVDGMVFSGDPLPGFSTGRDHSYSSPHSPES, encoded by the exons ATGGAGCCGGCGGCCACCAGCATCCAGGTGCTGCTGCGGGCGGCCGAGTTCCTGGAGCGGCGGGagcgcggggcgggcgccgcCCGGTACCCGCCGTGCCTGGCCGAGGCCGAGCACCGATATGCCTCGCTGTGCCCCGCGCGGGCCCGCCGGGCCGTGGCCAGCGTCAG GTCGGTGCACAACGCGCTGGAGAAGCACAG GAGAGCCAAGCTCCGGTGCTGCCTGGAGCGGCTGAAGCAGCAGGTGCCGGTGGGCGCAGGGCCGGACCGTCCTACCACGCTGACCCTTCTGCACCGTGCCCGGCTTCACATTCAG AGACTGGAGAAACAGGAGCTGAGCGCACAGCGGGCCAAGGACCGGCTGCGTAACCAGCAGCGGAGCCTGCAGCAGCGGCTGCAACGGCTGCTCTCACCTGCCAGCGGGGAACGGGCACGGGCTAACAGCTTGGACTCATCCCAGCTCTCAGAGCCCTCTGAGGGAG AGGATGCTGAGATAGAGGTGGATGGCATGGTGTTCAGCGGGGACCCCCTGCCCGGCTTCAGCACTGGGAGGGACCACAGCTACTCCAGCCCCCACAGTCCCGAATCCTGA
- the MXD3 gene encoding max dimerization protein 3 isoform X2, translating into MEPAATSIQVLLRAAEFLERRERGAGAARYPPCLAEAEHRYASLCPARARRAVASVRRAKLRCCLERLKQQVPVGAGPDRPTTLTLLHRARLHIQRLEKQELSAQRAKDRLRNQQRSLQQRLQRLLSPASGERARANSLDSSQLSEPSEGEDAEIEVDGMVFSGDPLPGFSTGRDHSYSSPHSPES; encoded by the exons ATGGAGCCGGCGGCCACCAGCATCCAGGTGCTGCTGCGGGCGGCCGAGTTCCTGGAGCGGCGGGagcgcggggcgggcgccgcCCGGTACCCGCCGTGCCTGGCCGAGGCCGAGCACCGATATGCCTCGCTGTGCCCCGCGCGGGCCCGCCGGGCCGTGGCCAGCGTCAG GAGAGCCAAGCTCCGGTGCTGCCTGGAGCGGCTGAAGCAGCAGGTGCCGGTGGGCGCAGGGCCGGACCGTCCTACCACGCTGACCCTTCTGCACCGTGCCCGGCTTCACATTCAG AGACTGGAGAAACAGGAGCTGAGCGCACAGCGGGCCAAGGACCGGCTGCGTAACCAGCAGCGGAGCCTGCAGCAGCGGCTGCAACGGCTGCTCTCACCTGCCAGCGGGGAACGGGCACGGGCTAACAGCTTGGACTCATCCCAGCTCTCAGAGCCCTCTGAGGGAG AGGATGCTGAGATAGAGGTGGATGGCATGGTGTTCAGCGGGGACCCCCTGCCCGGCTTCAGCACTGGGAGGGACCACAGCTACTCCAGCCCCCACAGTCCCGAATCCTGA